From a region of the Erythrobacter neustonensis genome:
- the pufA gene encoding light-harvesting antenna LH1, alpha subunit, whose translation MWRLWFYFDIRRTLVALHVGLAVLAFAIHFILLSTTNYNWLEDGAAPVAAAAVTAPGAPAAG comes from the coding sequence ATGTGGAGACTTTGGTTCTACTTTGACATCCGCCGCACGCTTGTGGCGCTGCATGTCGGCCTCGCCGTGCTGGCGTTCGCCATCCACTTCATCCTGCTCAGCACCACCAACTACAACTGGTTGGAAGATGGCGCTGCACCGGTTGCGGCCGCTGCCGTGACCGCGCCGGGAGCCCCGGCGGCCGGATAG
- the pufB gene encoding light-harvesting antenna LH1, beta subunit: MNERIGTHLTPEEAQEIHKGFMGTFTLYVVIALVAHALVWANKPWLPL; this comes from the coding sequence ATGAACGAACGTATCGGAACTCATCTGACGCCTGAAGAGGCGCAGGAAATCCACAAGGGCTTCATGGGCACCTTCACCCTTTACGTGGTGATCGCGCTCGTGGCGCACGCGCTGGTCTGGGCCAACAAGCCCTGGCTGCCGCTCTGA